From the genome of Gracilibacillus salitolerans, one region includes:
- a CDS encoding YneF family protein: MSTVLWIILIVVALLAGVALGFFIARKYMMNYLKKNPPINEQMLRTLMMQMGQKPSQKKIKQMMRSMNNQMDNK; this comes from the coding sequence ATGAGCACTGTTCTTTGGATTATACTTATCGTCGTTGCTCTTTTAGCTGGGGTTGCCCTTGGCTTTTTTATCGCGAGGAAGTATATGATGAACTACTTAAAGAAAAACCCACCAATTAATGAACAAATGTTGAGAACTTTAATGATGCAGATGGGGCAAAAACCATCACAAAAGAAAATCAAACAAATGATGCGCTCTATGAACAATCAAATGGATAACAAATAA